One genomic window of Coffea eugenioides isolate CCC68of chromosome 1, Ceug_1.0, whole genome shotgun sequence includes the following:
- the LOC113775535 gene encoding indole-3-acetaldehyde oxidase-like, protein MEENGTTTPPSKAGNSNLVFAVNGEKFEVANIDPSTTLLQFLRYHTRFKSVKLSCGEGGCGACVVMLSKYNPELGQVEDFSVSSCLTLLCSVDNCSITTSDGLGNSKDGFHPIHQRFAGFHASQCGYCTPGMCMSFFAALMQAEKANRPEPPPGFSKLTVVEAEKAIAGNLCRCTGYRPIADACKSFAADVDLEDLGLNSFWRKGEPKEVKLRRMPLYTPDGKFSRFPEFLRGRSKSARILHLKGKSWYSPTTIEEVKSLLNSNMIEDNMQIRLVVGNTGMGYYKELDNYDRYIDLRYVPELSTIRKNHWGIEIGAAVTISKVISCLKEEGNVYYSSDSKQVFEKLADHMEKIASGFIRNSASIGGNLVMAQRKSFPSDIATILLAVGSLVSITSGHNHESLTLEEFFSRPPMDSTSVLLSVHIPSLKPNGSGYSNESNSKLIFETYRAAPRPLGNALPYLNAAFLADVSPQVNGLIVNDIQLAFGVYGTKHPTRARKVEEYLSGKILTASILYEAVKLVKAAVIPEAGTSHAAYRTSLAVGLLFQFLFPFVNVGSAICDGLSNGFAGNLLKDSSENHKENSLHQSASSKLLSSGKQEVKSSKEHYPVGEPTTKSGAAIQASGEAVFVDDIPSPPNCLYGAFIYSTKPLARIKGVELIPNNRITGVAALISYKDIPERGENVGSMTKRGFEPLFADEFTRCAGEPIAFVVAQSQKSADLAARSALVKYDTENLDPPILTVEEAVERSSFFEVPSFLYPAQVGDFSKGMAEADHRILSAEIKLGSQYYFYMETQTALAVPDEDNCVLVYSSTQSAEQMHVTIAKCLGIPDHNVRVITRRVGGGFGGKLMRSMPVATACALAAYKLRCPVRTYLNRKTDMIMIGGRHPMKITYNVGFKSSGKVTALHLDILINAGLSAEVSPVMPLTLIATLKKYNWGALSFDIKVCKTNHSTKSTMRAPGEVQGSYIADAIMEQIASVLSMEVDSVRNINLHTFESLKVFYGEAAGEALEYTLTDMWEKLGASSRLVQRTEMIEQFNRINTWKKRGISRVPVVYEVAVISTPGKVSILSDGSIVVEVGGIEIGQGLWTKVKQVTAYALSLIGCKGTENLVEKVRVVQSDTLSLVQGGYTGGSTKSESSCEAVRLCCNLLVERLAPLKSKLQEQMGSVNWEVLIVQAYSQSVNLAAHSYYVPASNSIHYLNYGAAVGEVEINILTGETKILQADIIYDCGKSMNPAVDLGQIEGAFAQGVGFFMLEEFVINADGLTISDGTWTYKIPAIDNIPMQLNVEVVNSGHHEKRVLSSKASGEPPLVLAASVHCATRAAIKEARKQLNTWSRLDGPDSAFDLDVPAIMPVVKKACGLDNVEKYLESLLH, encoded by the exons ATGGAGGAAAATGGGACTACAACTCCACCGTCAAAAGCTGGCAATAGCAATCTTGTGTTTGCAGTGAATGGAGAGAAGTTTGAGGTGGCAAATATTGACCCTTCAACAACTTTACTTCAGTTCTTGCGTTATCATACTCGTTTCAAGAGTGTCAAGCTTAGCTGTGGTGAAG GTGGCTGTGGTGCTTGTGTTGTTATGCTGTCTAAATATAACCCTGAGCTTGGTCAAGTTGAAGATTTCTCTGTGAGTTCATGCCTAACACTTCTTTGCAGCGTAGATAATTGCTCAATTACTACCAGCGATGGACTTGGAAATAGTAAAGATGGTTTCCATCCAATTCATCAACGATTTGCTGGATTCCATGCTTCTCAATGTGGATATTGCACACCTGGAATGTGTATGTCATTTTTTGCAGCACTTATGCAAGCTGAAAAAGCAAACAGGCCAGAACCTCCACCAGGATTTTCCAAGCTGACTGTTGTTGAGGCTGAAAAGGCCATAGCTGGAAATCTCTGTCGCTGTACTGGATATCGACCCATTGCTGATGCCTGCAAAAGTTTTGCTGCTGATGTTGATTTGGAGGATTTGGGACTGAATTCCTTTTGGAGAAAAGGAGAGCCAAAGGAGGTTAAATTAAGGAGAATGCCTTTGTATACTCCAGATGGTAAGTTCAGTagatttccagaatttttgagAGGCAGGTCGAAGTCAGCACGGATCTTGCACTTAAAAGGCAAGTCCTGGTACAGTCCTACTACTATTGAGGAGGTTAAAAGCTTGTTGAACTCTAACATGATTGAGGATAATATGCAGATAAGGCTAGTAGTTGGTAACACTGGGATGGGTTACTATAAGGAACTAGATAACTACGACAGATACATTGATCTCAGATATGTACCTGAGCTTTCGACAATAAGAAAAAACCACTGGGGAATTGAGATTGGGGCTGCTGTGACAATCTCCAAAGTTATATCGTGTCTGAAGGAGGAAGGTAATGTATATTATTCCTCTGATAGCAAGCAGGTCTTTGAAAAACTTGCTGACCATATGGAGAAAATTGCTTCAGGGTTCATTAGAAACTCAGCGAGTATTGGTGGGAATTTAGTGATGGCACAAAGGAAAAGTTTTCCTTCAGATATAGCTACTATACTTCTTGCTGTAGGTTCTCTTGTTAGCATAACAAGCGGCCACAATCATGAAAGCCTTACATTGGAAGAATTTTTTTCAAGACCGCCTATGGACTCGACAAGTGTGCTACTCAGTGTCCACATCCCATCTTTAAAACCAAACGGAAGTGGTTACAGCAATGAATCTAATTCCAAGTTGATTTTCGAGACCTATCGTGCTGCACCACGACCCCTGGGTAATGCTTTGCCTTATTTGAATGCTGCATTCCTGGCTGACGTATCTCCTCAAGTAAATGGACTTATAGTAAATGATATCCAATTAGCTTTTGGTGTTTATGGGACTAAACATCCAACACGAGCAAGAAAGGTTGAGGAATACCTTTCAGGGAAGATACTAACTGCCAGCATTCTATATGAAGCAGTAAAATTAGTTAAAGCAGCTGTAATACCTGAAGCTGGCACTTCACATGCTGCTTACAGGACGAGCTTGGCTGTTGGTCTCCTTTTCCAGTTTCTTTTTCCATTTGTCAATGTTGGTTCTGCTATTTGTGATGGTCTATCCAATGGATTTGCTGGCAATTTGCTGAAGGACTCTTCTGAAAACCATAAAGAGAATTCTCTGCATCAATCGGCAAGCTCAAAATTGTTGTCCTCTGGGAAGCAGGAGGTGAAATCAAGTAAAGAGCACTATCCAGTCGGAGAACCAACGACAAAGTCTGGTGCTGCCATCCAAGCTTCTG GAGAAGCTGTATTTGTTGATGACATTCCGTCACCTCCAAACTGTCTGTATGGCGCGTTTATCTATAGTACTAAACCTTTAGCAAGGATAAAAGGTGTGGAATTGATACCAAACAATCGAATAACCGGGGTTGCTGCTCTTATATCTTATAAAGACATTCCAGAAAGAGGGGAAAATGTAGGATCTATGACAAAGCGTggttttgaacctttatttgcTGATGAATTTACCAGGTGTGCCGGAGAGCCAATTGCATTTGTG GTAGCACAGTCACAAAAGTCTGCCGACTTAGCAGCGAGATCAGCTCTGGTCAAGTATGACACTGAAAACTTGGATCCACCAATTTTAACTGTTGAAGAAGCTGTTGAGAGGTCGAGTTTTTTTGAGGTCCCTTCTTTCTTGTATCCAGCACAGGTTGGTGATTTCTCCAAAGGAATGGCTGAAGCTGATCATCGGATTCTTTCTGCTGAG ATCAAACTTGGGTCTCAATACTATTTCTATATGGAGACACAAACTGCACTAGCAGTGCCAGATGAAGACAATTGCGTATTAGTTTATAGTTCAACTCAGTCTGCGGAGCAAATGCACGTTACAATTGCAAAATGTCTTGGCATTCCCGATCATAATGTCCGTGTAATTACAAGAAGGGTTGGCGGAGGCTTCGGGGGCAAGTTAATGAGATCAATGCCT GTTGCTACAGCATGTGCACTTGCAGCATATAAATTACGCTGTCCTGTCAGGACATATCTCAATAGGAAGACCGACATGATAATGATTGGTGGAAGACATCCCATGAAAATAACTTACAATGTCGGATtcaaatcaagtggaaaggtcaCAGCCTTGCACCTTGACATACTGATTAATGCTGGATTATCTGCAGAAGTTAGTCCCGTCATGCCGCTTACCTTGATTGCTACCCTTAAAAAGTATAATTGGGGTGCTTTGTCATTTGACATAAAAGTTTGTAAGACGAACCATTCTACCAAATCTACAATGAGAGCCCCTGGGGAGGTTCAAGGATCTTATATAGCTGATGCTATAATGGAACAAATTGCATCAGTGCTTTCTATGGAGGTAGATTCTGTTAGAAATATAAATCTTCATACATTTGAAAGCCTTAAAGTGTTCTATGGGGAGGCTGCAGGTGAAGCACTAGAGTATACTTTGACTGACATGTGGGAAAAATTGGGTGCATCTTCACGTTTAGTCCAAAGAACGGAAATGATAGAGCAGTTTAATCGGATCAACACATGGAAAAAAAGAGGCATATCACGGGTTCCAGTTGTGTATGAAGTGGCGGTAATTTCAACGCCTGGCAAAGTTAGCATCCTTTCAGATGGATCTATTGTTGTAGAAGTAGGAGGAATAGAAATAGGCCAGGGTCTCTGGACTAAGGTAAAACAGGTGACTGCATATGCTCTCAGTTTAATTGGTTGTAAAGGGACTGAGAACCTAGTGGAAAAGGTACGAGTTGTACAGTCAGACACTTTAAGCTTAGTGCAAGGGGGTTATACTGGTGGAAGCACAAAATCTGAATCAAGCTGTGAAGCAGTCAGGTTATGCTGCAATCTCTTAGTTGAACGTCTAGCCCCGCTCAAAAGTAAGTTGCAGGAACAAATGGGTTCAGTTAACTGGGAAGTCCTGATAGTTCAA GCATATTCTCAATCTGTGAACTTGGCTGCACATTCTTACTATGTGCCTGCATCCAATTCCATTCATTACCTGAACTACGGCGCTGCGGTTGGCGAG GTAGAGATAAATATCCTGACAGGAGAAACTAAAATTTTGCAAGCAGATATTATCTATGATTGTGGAAAGAGCATGAACCCTGCAGTGGATTTGGGACAA ATTGAAGGAGCTTTTGCTCAAGGAGTTGGATTCTTTATGCTCGAAGAATTCGTTATCAACGCAGATGGATTGACAATTTCAGATGGCACATGGACATACAAGATCCCAGCAATTGATAACATACCGATGCAGTTGAATGTTGAAGTGGTAAATAGTGGACATCACGAAAAGCGTGTTCTATCATCAAAAG CCTCTGGAGAACCACCATTGGTTCTTGCGGCCTCAGTACATTGTGCAACGAGGGCGGCAATTAAAGAAGCCAGGAAACAGCTAAATACTTGGAGCAGACTCGATGGACCTGATTCAGCATTCGACTTGGATGTCCCAGCTATTATGCCTGTTGTGAAGAAAGCCTGCGGCTTGGATAATGTCGAAAAGTACCTGGAAAGCTTGCTTCATTGA